The genomic region TGCTTCTGGAAGCCTTATCAGCCCTTTTCTCACCTCCCTTTCGCTTCAAACTTTTCCTCAAACAGATGGAATTCATTGGCAACAAGTCGCTCTGGATTACCATTCTTACCGGCACATTCACTGGAATGGTACTTACCATTCAGTCGTACTTTGCTTTAAAAACCTTCGGTTCTGAAAGCATTGTGGGGGGAATGGTCGCTGTTAGTATGACCAGAGAACTTGGTCCAGTTCTAACTGCCTTAATGGTCAATGCGAGAGCTGGCTCAGCAATTGCGGCTGAACTCGGTACCATGCGGGTCACAGAGCAGATTGATGCGTTGCAATCTCTAGCAGTCAATCCAGTCCAGTATCTTGTAACTCCCAGAATACTAGCAGGTTTGGTGATGCTGCCAAGTCTGACGATGGTAGCCAATTTTACTGGCATACTAGGCTCATATCTTGTTGGAGTCTTGTTACTCGGAGTAGATTCTGGAATTTTTCTCTCCAAAATCGAATCATTTGTAGAATTGCGAGATATTTGGGGTAGCGTCATTAAGGCAGCTATCTTTGGAGTAGTTCTCACTCATGTAGGTTGCTACAAGGGTTACTTCACCGAAAACGGGGCTGAAGGAGTTGGTCGAGCCACGACTGAAGCTGTGAGCTTCTCAGCAGTGTTTATTCTTTTCTCAGACTATATCTTCACCTCCTTTTGGCAGCGTTGATCCAACTTCATTGACGTCCCTATCCTCCGATCTGATGCTTTAAAAGCCTAAATCACATCATTTGGAACTTCTCAAAACATTCTGATCTGGACGGTTGATTTCAATTCTATATATTCAAATCATTTGAATCATGAATTCAAATCTCCCAGTTAAGTATGTAATGCCAGATCTCCTCCAAGTTTCGATGCCCCAGATCTGGGCAGAGAATCTTCGTTCCGAATTGAAAAAGCGGCTAGAAAATCGACACACTTCTATCGAATTGCTTACGCATGGCCCAGACCGGGCACCTGCTCAAAACGCTGCTGTTATCTGGCTATGGTATGAGGAGGATTTTGGCGCGGAAAAGTGACCTCAGAGTGGTATGAAAATCTATTCCCAATCCCGGGTCATGAGACT from SAR324 cluster bacterium harbors:
- a CDS encoding ABC transporter permease; this encodes MPSASPSIFSEFRTHFQQSIAGIGRATLLLLEALSALFSPPFRFKLFLKQMEFIGNKSLWITILTGTFTGMVLTIQSYFALKTFGSESIVGGMVAVSMTRELGPVLTALMVNARAGSAIAAELGTMRVTEQIDALQSLAVNPVQYLVTPRILAGLVMLPSLTMVANFTGILGSYLVGVLLLGVDSGIFLSKIESFVELRDIWGSVIKAAIFGVVLTHVGCYKGYFTENGAEGVGRATTEAVSFSAVFILFSDYIFTSFWQR